Proteins co-encoded in one Candidatus Binataceae bacterium genomic window:
- a CDS encoding (2Fe-2S)-binding protein — protein MRVTLTVNNQRREDEIEPRMLLVHYLRDVAGLTGTHVGCETSLCGACTVLLDGNAVKSCTVLAAQADGAKVTTVEGLAQDGKLHPLQEGFWEEHGLQCGYCTPGMIMASVDLLSHNANPSEAEIRHALEGNLCRCTGYQHIIKAVQYAANKMRSGKAAA, from the coding sequence ATGCGCGTGACGCTGACCGTCAACAATCAACGACGTGAAGATGAAATCGAGCCTCGGATGCTGCTGGTCCACTACCTTCGCGACGTTGCCGGGCTTACCGGCACTCATGTGGGATGCGAAACGTCGCTGTGTGGCGCCTGCACCGTGCTGCTTGACGGCAACGCCGTGAAATCCTGCACCGTGCTCGCGGCCCAGGCGGACGGCGCCAAAGTCACCACGGTCGAAGGACTGGCCCAGGACGGCAAACTCCATCCCTTGCAGGAAGGCTTCTGGGAGGAGCACGGCCTGCAATGCGGATATTGCACGCCGGGGATGATCATGGCCTCGGTCGACCTGCTAAGCCACAACGCCAATCCGTCGGAGGCTGAGATTCGTCATGCGCTGGAGGGCAACCTCTGCCGATGCACCGGCTACCAGCACATCATCAAGGCCGTCCAATACGCGGCCAACAAGATGCGTTCGGGCAAGGCGGCGGCCTGA